In Planctobacterium marinum, the DNA window ATTTAAACTGTGCCAATTTTGTCAATAAAGTACTTAGATCGCTTCAATCTAAACGAAGCGATTTTATTACTATTTAATTTATGCTGAATTAACATTGTAATAATCCAGTTGAAATTCCAAACAGACCGGAGAGTATTAAGCTATGAAGTTAGCTTACACTAACCGAAAAAAGCAGCGGTGAATAAAGCAGCAGGCGCCCCTATATCTTGGGTTGAAAAGCGAATAAAACCCCTTTATCTTGTGTCTCAAGGATGACAACGACACATCCTTAATTGGGGAATGGCGAGTCGAGTTCTGGCTTACAAGTGGACCTTAGAGTGCTTCTCAGGCCGGGACATAATGTGTTATCAACTATTTTCACATCATCGAATTCGCAGAAACATATAATAATAACAGTGGCAGCATTATGAATAATACTTTATACGTCACCAAGCGTAATGGTGAGCGTGAGCCTATTGATCTGGATAAAATTCACCGTGTTCTTGATTGGGCAGCGAAAGGGCTGACCAACGTCTCCGTATCTCAAGTGGAGATAAAAGCACACATTCAGTTTTACGATGGAATTAAAACAGAAGACATTCATGAGACATTGATCAAATCAGCAGCCGATCTGATTTCGACCGACAGTCCTGATTATCAATATTTTGCTGCCCGCCTGGCAATCTTTCATTTGCGCAAGCGTGCCTATGGCCAATTTGAGCCACCAACGTTGCTACAGCACGTAAAGAAAATGGTGGAAATGGGCAAATATGATGCGCATCTTTTAGAAGATTTCAGTGCATCAGAATTCGAGTTAATGGACGAGTACATTGATCATTGGCGCGATATGGACTTCAGTTACGCCGCAGTGAAACAACTGGAAGGCAAATACCTGGTACAAAACCGGGTAACCGGTGATATTTATGAAAGCGCTCAGTTTTTATATATTCTGGTGGCGGCTTGTTTGTTTGCTAAGTACCCCACTGAAACACGGATGAGTTACATCAAGCGTTTTTATGATGCTACATCCAAATTCAAGATTTCGCTGCCAACCCCCATCATGGCTGGCGTTAGAACCCCTACTCGTCAATTTAGCTCTTGTGTATTAATTGAAACCGGCGATAGCCTCGATTCAATTAACGCTACTGCAAGCGCAATTGTTAAATATGTAAGCCAACGCGCAGGTATCGGCGTAAATGCCGGTAACATTCGCGCTTTAGGTAGTCCGATTAGAGGTGGAGAAGCTTACCACACAGGCTGCATACCATTTTACAAATACTTCCAAACTGCCGTGAAAAGCTGCTCTCAAGGTGGTGTAAGAGGTGGTGCAGCCACACTTTTCTATCCCCTGTGGCACATGGAGGTAGAGTCCTTATTAGCACTTAAAAATAACCGAGGTGTTGAAGAGAACCGCGTTCGACATCTGGATTATGGCGTACAGTTCAATAAAACCATGTACCAACGTTTGATTAAAGACGGTCATATTACCTTGTTTAGCCCTTCTGATGTGCCGGGCCTGTACGATGCCTTCTTTGCGGATCAAGATAAGTTTGAGGCGCTATATACTCAATACGAGCAAGACCCCAGTATCCGTAAAAAGCAAATCAAAGCACTGGAACTGTTTAGTTTATTTATGCAAGAACGCGCCAGTACAGGCCGTATCTATTTGCAAAATGTTGATCACTGTAATACCCACAGTCCGTTTGATGCCAAGGTTGCTCCGGTTAAACAAAGTAACTTATGTCTAGAAATTGCACTGCCAACTAAACCGTTGTCTCATGTTAATGATGAAGAAGGTGAAATTGCGCTATGTACCCTGTCCGCTTTCAACTTGGGCGCTATCGAGTCTCCGGAAGATTTCAAAGAGCTTTCTGAGTTAGCGGTTAGAGCATTGGACAGCTTGCTGGATTATCAAGATTACCCGGTGCCGGCGGCGTACAACGCAACTATGGGACGCAGAACGCTGGGTATCGGCGTAATCAACTTTGCTTACTACCTTGCTAAACACGGCGTGCGTTATTCAGACGGCAGTGCCAATAATCTGGTGCACGAGACCTTTGAAGCTATGCAATATTATTTGCTGAAAGCTTCCGTTGAGCTGGCAAAGGAAAAAGGCGCCTGTCCTAAGTTTAATGAAACCACTTATGCCCAAGGTGTATTGCCCATTGATACCTACAAAAAGGATCTAGACGCTATTTGCACCTCAGATCTGAAACTGGACTGGGAATCTCTTCGAGCAGAAATTCAACAACATGGATTGCGTAACTCTACGCTGTCGGCCTTGATGCCATCTGAGACCTCGTCTCAGATCTCTAATGCCACTAATGGCATTGAGCCTCCGCGTGGTCATATTAGCGTAAAAGCCAGTAAAGACGGCGTTTTGAAGCAAGTTGTACCCGAGTATCAGAAACTCAAAGATAACTATGAATTGTTATGGGATATCCCTTCAAACGATGGTTATCTGCAGTTGGTGGCCATTATTCAGAAGTTTATCGACCAAACGATATCCGCTAACACAAACTATGATCCAGGCAAATTCGAAGGCGGAAAAGTGCCCATGAAATTGTTGATCAAAGATTTGCTTACCGCGTATAAATTAGGTGTAAAAACACTTTACTATCACAACACCAGAGACGGTGCAGGTGATGAGTCTAGCCAAGCAGAAGCTACTAAAACTGCAGCCAGACCCGCTGTAGAAGAAGTGGTAGAAGAGCAAGATGATGATTGCGCTGGCGGCGCCTGTAAAATTTAATGATGCGAAGGGGCTAGTCCCCTTTCATCTGATTCAGACTATTACTTAAAATTAAAAAAATGAAATACACAACCTTCAATCACAAAACCACCAATCCATTGAGTGAACCCATGTTTTTTGGTCATCCGGTCAACGTTGCCCGATATGACCAACAAAAACACCCTATTTTTGAAAAGCTGATTGAAAAACAAATCAGCTTTTTTTGGCGTCCGGAGGAAGTGGATGTAAGTAAGGATAGAATAGACTTTCAGGGATTGAGCGAATCTGAAAAACACATTTTTGTTTCCAATCTGAAATACCAAACACTGCTAGATTCAGTGCAGGGCAGAAGCCCTAACATTGCTTTTCTACCTATAGTGTCTTTACCAGAACTGGAAACCTGGATTGAGACTTGGTCTTTTTATGAGACCATCCATTCACGTTCCTATACACATATTTTGCGTAACTTGTTCTCGGACCCCAGCGATGTGTTCGAAGATATCGTGGTAAACGAGGAGATAAAACGTCGCGCGACGGACATCTCTAAATATTATGACGATTTGATCTTTGCCACCCAATTGTGGCAGTCACAGGGGGAAGGTACTCATGTAGTACGTGGCGAAAAACACGTTATCAACATGCGTGAATTAAAGAAAAAACTGTATTTATGCATGAACTCGGTTAACGCGTTAGAAGCTATCCGCTTTTACGTATCCTTTGCTTGTACATTTGCTTTCGCTGAACGCGAATTAATGGAGGGGAACTCCAAGATCATCCGTCTCATTGCTCGCGATGAAAATCTACACCTGACATCCACCCAGCACATACTCAATTTATGGGCTCGTGGTAAAGATGACCCAGAAATGGCCGAGATTGCGGAAGAATTAAAAGATGAGGCCGAAGCAATCTTCTTAAAAGCCGTAGAGCAAGAAAAGCAGTGGGCTCATTATTTGTTCAAAAATGGCTCTATGATTGGCCTGAACGAAGAAATACTGTGCCAATATGTAGAGTTTATCGCTAATCACAGAATGGCGGCCATCGGCTTAGGGCAGCCATATGATGTTCAGAGTAATCCACTACCCTGGATGAATAACTATCTCAATTCCGATAACGTACAAGTTGCTCCGCAAGAAGCTGAGATAAGCTCTTACCTGGTTGGTCAGATTGACAGTGAAGTAAATGCGGATGATTTTGGCGATTTTGATCTATAAGCAGATCAATTCGCTATTATGAATGAAACAGAAACGTTACGCATAACCATTGAAGGTGACGGAACAATAGAGCAAAAAAGCGATTCCTCAATGTTGGAATCGCTTGAGGCACATGGTATTGAAGTGCATTACCACTGCCGGGAAGGGTTTTGTGGTGCCTGTCGAACAAAATTGTTGAGCGGCAAGGTTACCTATCTCACCGACCCACTTGCATTTATTGATGATGATGAAATTCTTCCCTGTTGCTGTAAAGCTGACCAAGATGTTTGCATCAAACTACTTTAATGCAGACAAAGCACAAACAAAAAAGCCATCGTTAAAGATGGCTTTTTTGTATTGCTATAAGGACATTTTAGTCCAGTACCACGCCCAAGCGACCAGCGACTTCTTCATAAGCCTCAACTACGCCGCCTAAACCTTGTCTGAATCTATCCTTATCCAGTTTCTCACGGGTTTCTTTATCCCATAATCGGCAGCCATCTGGGGTGAATTCATCACCCAGAACTATCTCACCATTGAAAACACCAAACTCTAGTTTGTAGTCTACCAATAGCATACCGGCTTCATCAAACAAGGCTTTTAAAACCGTATTGACTTTGAAAGTCAGCTCTTTCATTTTATCGATTTGCTCTTGTGTAGCCCACCCGAATGATAAAACGTGATATTCATTAACCATTGGATCATGCAATTCGTCATTCTTTAGAAAGAATTCAAAAGTGGGCGGATCGAGCTCTTTTCCTTCCTCAACCCCTAAGCGACGAACGATAGAGCCTGCTGCGATATTCCTGACAACACATTCTACTGGGATCATATCGAGCTTTTTAACGAGAGATTCGTTATCAGACAATAGTGCTTCCACTTGAGTGGGTATTCCCGCTTCCTCTAACCGCGACATAATGAAATGGTTAAATTTGTTATTTACCATCCCTTTGCGAGCCAGCTGTTCGATTTTCTGACCGTCAAAAGCAGAAGTATCGTTTCTGAATTCCAACACCAGTTTTTCGGCGTCATCAGTCAAGTAAACAGTCTTCGCTTTGCCTCTGTAAAGTTCTTTGGTTTTTTGCATGATAGCTCTTCAAGATTAAATATCTAAATCATCAGTTGTCATTACACGCTCAAAAGCGGGATAAACATCACTGATCGTGCTTGCAGATAAGGGCTCATTTTCTGAGTCTCTTATCGAAATACTGGTCTTTGCTCCCTGCTCTTTTACAATTATCCGATAATCCGCTTCTTCTAACATGAGTTCGCTGTCTGAGCTGAACAGGCTGCTCCACCATCCCTCGTCTACACCGGCATAAGTAACAAATATGAGCCCTGTAGACTTATCGAGGTCTTTCACGTTAAAGCCGAGTTTACGCAGAACTAATAGCAATCTCGGCCAGGTTATCTCATAGTTAGCGTCAACAAGATATGCCGCTTCACCATCAGCATTGAACCCTAGCTCTAGTGGCACTCCTGTGCGGATTTGTCGAGCTTTGCGCAGGTTAGACAACTTCAATTGTGTCTCGTAATGACTGAGCACATCGTTAAGAATGTCGACTTCATTTTTTCTTGCTTGATGTTGAGAAATATCAGCAATCACATCATTGTTCACCGTTTCCAGATAATCCACCAGTTTTACAAACAATGTCGCGGACCGGCCGTGAGATTTAACATCAAGTTCAAATTCAAAACGTTGACCGACTGTACGCTCGGTTTTAGTCCAGCTATACCAGGCACTATCACCGTCATCTTCAATAATCATCCAATCGGTTTTCAAACGCTGATTCTGTTTATCAAAATCAACGACTGCGATACCACGCTCATCCAGATAGCTGATCAATGAGTTCCAGATAGCGGTGTCCAGCGGAACATCATCCTTAACCTGGTCAAATTGCACTATCGCCTCGCGCGAGCCTTCTAAAATTCGAGAGCCTGATACAATTGGCAGTACCAAGCGAGGTGAACTAATATCTAACTCCCCGCCGACCTTTCCACTCTCCGCATTCGCGCCCACTTCTGGGATTGCATAGTCATCCTCAAACTTTGGCACCGCTTTGCCTTCGGGTAACACCAATTGCTTTGCTTGTTTGGTTGCCAGGTGCGGGTGTGAAGGATCTACGCTTTGTTCTTCTTGCCACAAGGCGCAACCGCTTAAACTGGCACTGAGGCCTATTGCGGCTAACCAAATTCGTGTTCGTAATACTTCCATTAAATCAACGCCATCTCTTGTAATAATTCTTCCAGACTTGCCTGACTTTCTTTGTCTGGCTCCACCATAGGCAATCTTAAATGCGGTGTTTGCATCAACCCCATCTTGTAAAGTGCCCATTTTGGCATAACAGGATTAGGTTCGATAAACAATTTGCGATGAAGTTCCGCGATGGATGCATCTATTTCCATTGCCAAGGTTCTATTGCCTGATGTGGCAGCAATGCAAAGCTCTGACATCAGTTTAGGCACGATATTCGCTGTAACGGAAATTACACCATGGCCACCATTGAGCATAAACTCGCACCCGGTAGGATCATCACCACTAAGCAAAGAGAAATCATCGGATAAACCCGCTTTTAATTCTTCTAAACGATTTAAGTCGCCAGTAGCGTCCTTCAAAGCAACTATGTTTTGGTGCTCTGCCAGAACGAAAACAGATTCTGAACTCAGATCGGCAACAGTTCGTCCCGGTACATTGTAAAGAATAACAGGCACATCGGCGGCATCTGCAATCGCGGTAAAGTGCTGAATCATACCTCGTTGCTGCGGTTTATTGTAATACGGAACCACACTCAACATGCCAGAAATACCCACTGACTGCATCAGATCCCCTAATTCGACGGCTTCTGAGGTGGAGTTTGCCCCTGTACCCGCAATAACCGGAATTTTGCCCTCTGCAAATTCAACCGTTTTTTCAACCACAGAAACGTGTTCGGATACTGGCAGCGTAGCCGACTCTCCAGTTGTCCCTACGGAAACAATGGCATCAGTGCCATTAGCAATGTGGAATTGCACTAGTTTTTGCAATGACGCATAATCGACGTCACCATTTGGTAACATAGGCGTTGCCAACGCTACAATACTGCCTTTTATCATATGGGCTCCCAGAAAAATAGCGCTTAATGGTAAAGACCTAAGCCATTAAAAACAAGGTATCCGCGAGTTTTATCTGGCAACAAAATAAAAACATCAGAGCGATTCAGGAAAACTGTATGAAACATCAGCTAATTGTTACATTTCTCGGTGCTGATAAAGCCGGGATATTAGGTGAAATTGCCTCTTTGGCTTGTTCCCTAAATTGTAACATCTTAGACAGTCGATTAGCGCATTATGGACAAGACTTTTCTTTCAATATGATTTTAGAAGGCTCTTTGCCTGCTATAACAAAAGCAGAACTTAATTTGCCTTCATTAGCACATAAACTTGATCTGTTATGTATGGTAAAGCGTACCAAGCACCACACTAAACAGCATCTCGTGCATCTTGCTGATGTGGAATTTAACGGCTGTGACGCAGTGGGTATAATTAAAGATATGGCGACCCTGTTTACCCATCACGGTATTCACATAAACGCATTTCGTCAAAAAACCGTTGAGGTTACCCCAGAGGAAGTGCGGGTTGAATGTAAAATGGTGGTGAGCATGCCGCAAGAGCTATCAATCGAAACAATTGAACCCCTCTATAACGACTTTATAGAGCAGCACAATTTGCAAGGTTCATTCAAAGAAAAACATTAGGAAAAAGCATGAACATTATCTCAGAGGGACAACCCGTTCCCCACTTTACCGCGCTTGACCAAAATGGTGAGACTGTTGATTCTTCAAACTTTAAAGGCAACAAGACACTTGTATACTTTTACCCTAAGGCCATGACGCCGGGTTGCACTGTTCAAGCTCAAGGGCTAAGAGACAGTAAAGCTGAGTTAGACGCTAAAGGTGTCAAAGTTTATGGGATAAGTATCGATCCGGTGAAACGATTAGGAAAATTTATCGAGCGAGACGAACTCAACTTCGATCTGCTTTCTGATGAAGAGCACAGTGTCGCGGATAAATTCGGCGTCTGGGGTCCTAAAAAGTTTATGGGCAGAGAGTTCGATGGCCTGCATCGCATTAGTTTCTTAATAAACGAAGACGGTGTGATCGAAAAAGTGTTTAACAAGTTTAAAACCAAAGACCATCATCAGGTGGTATTGGATTACCTGAACGCTTAATTTTTATTAAGTAATAAAAAGCCGAATCTTATGATTCGGCTTTTTCCGTTTCTGCGCTCAGTACCGGTGAAGACCAGGCATTAGCTAATGCTTTCACAAGTGTTGCCAGTGGGATAGCAAAAAACACTCCCCAAAAGCCCCACAAGCCACCAAAGAACAATACCGCAATGATGATGTACAGTGGATGCAGGCTAACCGCCTCAGAAAACAAAATCGGAACCAAAACGTTGCCATCCAGCACCTGGATAATGCCATAGGCTATCATCACGTACCAAAATTCCGGACTAATTCCCCATTGAAATAAAGCCACCACAGCGATCGGTATCGTTACCACAGCGGCACCAATAAATGGAATGAGCACAGAAAAACCCACCAAAACGCCAAGTAATACGGCATAGCGCAAGTCCATCAGCAGGAAAGTAACAACGGAAACGGTACCAACGATGATTATTTCTATCACTTTGCCCCGGATATAATTAATAATCTGTTGATTCATTTCTTGTCCCACTTGTACGATGAGACGTCTTTGAGTGGGTAAAATCTGGGAAATTTGGGCCACTAATTGCTCTTTATCTTTCAGCATGAAAAACACCATTAGTGGCACCAATATGAGATAAATCAGCAATGCCGCAAAGCCAAATATTGAGCTGAAAGATGCTGAAATAATACGCTCTCCAAGAGAAACTAGCTTTTCATCGACACC includes these proteins:
- a CDS encoding glycine cleavage system protein R, which codes for MKHQLIVTFLGADKAGILGEIASLACSLNCNILDSRLAHYGQDFSFNMILEGSLPAITKAELNLPSLAHKLDLLCMVKRTKHHTKQHLVHLADVEFNGCDAVGIIKDMATLFTHHGIHINAFRQKTVEVTPEEVRVECKMVVSMPQELSIETIEPLYNDFIEQHNLQGSFKEKH
- the bamC gene encoding outer membrane protein assembly factor BamC; its protein translation is MEVLRTRIWLAAIGLSASLSGCALWQEEQSVDPSHPHLATKQAKQLVLPEGKAVPKFEDDYAIPEVGANAESGKVGGELDISSPRLVLPIVSGSRILEGSREAIVQFDQVKDDVPLDTAIWNSLISYLDERGIAVVDFDKQNQRLKTDWMIIEDDGDSAWYSWTKTERTVGQRFEFELDVKSHGRSATLFVKLVDYLETVNNDVIADISQHQARKNEVDILNDVLSHYETQLKLSNLRKARQIRTGVPLELGFNADGEAAYLVDANYEITWPRLLLVLRKLGFNVKDLDKSTGLIFVTYAGVDEGWWSSLFSSDSELMLEEADYRIIVKEQGAKTSISIRDSENEPLSASTISDVYPAFERVMTTDDLDI
- the dapA gene encoding 4-hydroxy-tetrahydrodipicolinate synthase, coding for MIKGSIVALATPMLPNGDVDYASLQKLVQFHIANGTDAIVSVGTTGESATLPVSEHVSVVEKTVEFAEGKIPVIAGTGANSTSEAVELGDLMQSVGISGMLSVVPYYNKPQQRGMIQHFTAIADAADVPVILYNVPGRTVADLSSESVFVLAEHQNIVALKDATGDLNRLEELKAGLSDDFSLLSGDDPTGCEFMLNGGHGVISVTANIVPKLMSELCIAATSGNRTLAMEIDASIAELHRKLFIEPNPVMPKWALYKMGLMQTPHLRLPMVEPDKESQASLEELLQEMALI
- the nrdB gene encoding class Ia ribonucleoside-diphosphate reductase subunit beta, translating into MKYTTFNHKTTNPLSEPMFFGHPVNVARYDQQKHPIFEKLIEKQISFFWRPEEVDVSKDRIDFQGLSESEKHIFVSNLKYQTLLDSVQGRSPNIAFLPIVSLPELETWIETWSFYETIHSRSYTHILRNLFSDPSDVFEDIVVNEEIKRRATDISKYYDDLIFATQLWQSQGEGTHVVRGEKHVINMRELKKKLYLCMNSVNALEAIRFYVSFACTFAFAERELMEGNSKIIRLIARDENLHLTSTQHILNLWARGKDDPEMAEIAEELKDEAEAIFLKAVEQEKQWAHYLFKNGSMIGLNEEILCQYVEFIANHRMAAIGLGQPYDVQSNPLPWMNNYLNSDNVQVAPQEAEISSYLVGQIDSEVNADDFGDFDL
- a CDS encoding AI-2E family transporter; its protein translation is MFSVFGRWYERKFSDPDAAMLLLLLVISGVFLLVWGGMVTPVIVAVVLAYLLDWPVAKLEQMNMPRNWGSTLVLLTFVGVSFLVMLGLVPTIWQQSVNLIAELPAIWEKAQVWLTGLPEAYPTMVKNDQIQNLLVGVDEKLVSLGERIISASFSSIFGFAALLIYLILVPLMVFFMLKDKEQLVAQISQILPTQRRLIVQVGQEMNQQIINYIRGKVIEIIIVGTVSVVTFLLMDLRYAVLLGVLVGFSVLIPFIGAAVVTIPIAVVALFQWGISPEFWYVMIAYGIIQVLDGNVLVPILFSEAVSLHPLYIIIAVLFFGGLWGFWGVFFAIPLATLVKALANAWSSPVLSAETEKAES
- the bcp gene encoding thioredoxin-dependent thiol peroxidase, with amino-acid sequence MNIISEGQPVPHFTALDQNGETVDSSNFKGNKTLVYFYPKAMTPGCTVQAQGLRDSKAELDAKGVKVYGISIDPVKRLGKFIERDELNFDLLSDEEHSVADKFGVWGPKKFMGREFDGLHRISFLINEDGVIEKVFNKFKTKDHHQVVLDYLNA
- the nrdA gene encoding class 1a ribonucleoside-diphosphate reductase subunit alpha → MNNTLYVTKRNGEREPIDLDKIHRVLDWAAKGLTNVSVSQVEIKAHIQFYDGIKTEDIHETLIKSAADLISTDSPDYQYFAARLAIFHLRKRAYGQFEPPTLLQHVKKMVEMGKYDAHLLEDFSASEFELMDEYIDHWRDMDFSYAAVKQLEGKYLVQNRVTGDIYESAQFLYILVAACLFAKYPTETRMSYIKRFYDATSKFKISLPTPIMAGVRTPTRQFSSCVLIETGDSLDSINATASAIVKYVSQRAGIGVNAGNIRALGSPIRGGEAYHTGCIPFYKYFQTAVKSCSQGGVRGGAATLFYPLWHMEVESLLALKNNRGVEENRVRHLDYGVQFNKTMYQRLIKDGHITLFSPSDVPGLYDAFFADQDKFEALYTQYEQDPSIRKKQIKALELFSLFMQERASTGRIYLQNVDHCNTHSPFDAKVAPVKQSNLCLEIALPTKPLSHVNDEEGEIALCTLSAFNLGAIESPEDFKELSELAVRALDSLLDYQDYPVPAAYNATMGRRTLGIGVINFAYYLAKHGVRYSDGSANNLVHETFEAMQYYLLKASVELAKEKGACPKFNETTYAQGVLPIDTYKKDLDAICTSDLKLDWESLRAEIQQHGLRNSTLSALMPSETSSQISNATNGIEPPRGHISVKASKDGVLKQVVPEYQKLKDNYELLWDIPSNDGYLQLVAIIQKFIDQTISANTNYDPGKFEGGKVPMKLLIKDLLTAYKLGVKTLYYHNTRDGAGDESSQAEATKTAARPAVEEVVEEQDDDCAGGACKI
- the yfaE gene encoding class I ribonucleotide reductase maintenance protein YfaE; this translates as MMNETETLRITIEGDGTIEQKSDSSMLESLEAHGIEVHYHCREGFCGACRTKLLSGKVTYLTDPLAFIDDDEILPCCCKADQDVCIKLL
- the purC gene encoding phosphoribosylaminoimidazolesuccinocarboxamide synthase, yielding MQKTKELYRGKAKTVYLTDDAEKLVLEFRNDTSAFDGQKIEQLARKGMVNNKFNHFIMSRLEEAGIPTQVEALLSDNESLVKKLDMIPVECVVRNIAAGSIVRRLGVEEGKELDPPTFEFFLKNDELHDPMVNEYHVLSFGWATQEQIDKMKELTFKVNTVLKALFDEAGMLLVDYKLEFGVFNGEIVLGDEFTPDGCRLWDKETREKLDKDRFRQGLGGVVEAYEEVAGRLGVVLD